The genomic window GATTGCCGGAAAATGACAGACCGGATCGCGCCGGGTGAGCTGCGAAGCAGTGAACGGCTTGGGCAGGAAGCCCAAGACCGGTGCCCAAGCAAAGCAGGGACAGCGCCGCGCCGGGATCGTTCGTCATCAAGACGCGACAACAGGCGCATCGTCGAACGATGGAACGGTTGTCGCAACACAGAGGACGGACGACAAAGACAAGCAGGATGGGATGTCATTTGACAGAAATCGCCTTAGCGGCCGCAGCCCGCTGGATTATCAGGCAAAGGTGGTCTGGCCCCGAATCTCCGCCAATATACGCTGATCGCCGATCATCGCGGGCAGGGCCTCAGCACCAGGACGTAACCCTGTGGGTTGATGTGGCCCGGCCGATGCCGCTGGTCTATCCCTCGACCTGCTGGATACCGTCCAGAAACCAGGTCGGTGCTTCATGGTCGGTCGAGCGAACGAAGTGCCATACCTCGCGGACCCGCGTGGGTGTGGAACCGAACAGGTTGTCCTCGTCCACCTCACGCATCTGCACGTCGAACAGAACGGTCGCTTCCCACTGGTCCCCGCTGTCCTGCACGTCCAGCAGTTCGCTTCGGATCTCCTGGATCTCGGTCCGGTTGCGTCCGTGTCGGGTCGCGAGCTGGGCGCTGAGTTCAGTAAAGACCGCCCCGGTTGTCAGCTTCCTCAAGGCTTCCAGGTCGCCCTCATCCCAGGCATCCTGCAGTTGTCGATAGGCCCGTTCCGCGCCCTGTATGAACGTGCTCTCATCGAATCCAGCCGGGCGCGTGCCGGTCGTCGTGCTCGTGCCGCCACCCTTGAACAACAGGTCGGTATCGAACCCACGGGGGATCGCGGTACCGGACTCTCGTCGAAAGGCCGCGTCCTGCCCACCTTCGTCGCCGGGAGGCGGAGGCACACTGCCCGGCGCACCGACGGCTGACGGGGCTGCACGTCGCTGCGAGGTCAGCAGTTTGTAGACCACAAAGCCAATCACCCCGAAGATCAGGATGTCAAAGAAGTTGATGCCCTCAAAAGCGCCGCCGAAGAACAGGGCGCCGAGCAGCCCCCCGAGGGCCAATCCGCCCAGCATGCCCATCAGTCCTCCGCGTTGTGAGAGCGATTGCCGGACACCGGCGTTCTTCTGCTGCGCCGGGTTCGGCGCCGCTGGCTTCGCGGGGGTCGTGCGTTTGTAGGGTGACGAATAGGGGGCCTTGCCGCCGAAGGAGCGGCCTCCACCGAGGCGCTTGGCCTCCGCGTCTCCGATCAGGGACAGCGAAAGCGTCGAAGTGGTCAGGAGGGCAACGGCGAGGGTGATCAGCAGCTTCATGGGGTTCCTCGGTTTCCGGATACGGAGGGGTGCCAGGCGCCCGCCGGAAGGCGGGTAAGGACGCGACTATAGCAAAGATCATGGCTGCAGCAACGATGAGGCGGGGCCGTGAACCGATTCACGGAAACCGGTGTCCCAGTATTCATACGGTTGATACAAACGAACGTTTGAACTACTTTTCGTTCATGACGCACGAAACCAAGACCATCATCCTGGATGCCGCCGAGACGCTGTTTGCCGAACAGGGCTTTGCCGCCACTTCGCTACGCGCCATCACCTCGCGTGCCGGGGTCAATCTGGCGGCGGTGAACTACCACTTTGGATCCAAGGAGGCCCTCATCGATCTGGTATTCCGACGTCGCATCATCCCGATGAACCGGGAGCGCCTGTCCCGGCTGGAGCGACTGGAATCGGCCGATGACGGGTCGGAACCATCGCTGGAGGCCCTGATCGCGGCGTTCGTGGCTCCGCCGCTGGAGATGGCGCGGGATGCGGGTTCGGGTGGCGCGGTATTCATCCGCCTGCTCGGGCGGTCCTATACCGAGCCCAGCGGGACGATGCAGACCGCCATGCGGGCCATGTACGAACCGGTGATCGATCAATTCAAACAGGCTTTCGCGAAGGCGCTTCCGCAGGTATCGCCAGTGGAACTTTACTGGCGCATGCACTTCATGGTCGGCGTGCTCGCCTACATGATGGCGGGGACCGACATGATGCGTCTCATCGCGTCCTCGCGAGTCGCCGATCCCCCGGACATCGGTGAGCTGGTGCGTCGTATGACGGATTTCCTCGCGGCGGGCATGCGCGCCGGCCCTGGATCCACGACGCCGGGTGGCGGGATTGATCGGGTCCAGGCCTGATGCCGGGGTTCCCACGACCGGCGGCACAACGGTCGTGACCCGGCCGGGGATCGGACCAGGCACCGGTGAGGGCGCTATCGGCCTGTATAAGGCGATTGCCGGAAAATGGCATACCAGATTGCGCCGGATTTTCGTTCGTCATCAAGGCGCGACATCAGGCGCATAGTCGAACTATGGAACGGTTGTCGCAACACAGAGGACGGACGAAAAGACAAGCAGGATGGTATGTCATTTGACAGAAATCGCCTAAGTAGACGTCGGAGACGACGCTCGCGCCACTGAACTGAGGAGAAGCAGTAATGACCTGGATCATCGCACTGGCGACTT from Gammaproteobacteria bacterium includes these protein-coding regions:
- a CDS encoding 39S ribosomal protein L45: MKLLITLAVALLTTSTLSLSLIGDAEAKRLGGGRSFGGKAPYSSPYKRTTPAKPAAPNPAQQKNAGVRQSLSQRGGLMGMLGGLALGGLLGALFFGGAFEGINFFDILIFGVIGFVVYKLLTSQRRAAPSAVGAPGSVPPPPGDEGGQDAAFRRESGTAIPRGFDTDLLFKGGGTSTTTGTRPAGFDESTFIQGAERAYRQLQDAWDEGDLEALRKLTTGAVFTELSAQLATRHGRNRTEIQEIRSELLDVQDSGDQWEATVLFDVQMREVDEDNLFGSTPTRVREVWHFVRSTDHEAPTWFLDGIQQVEG
- a CDS encoding CerR family C-terminal domain-containing protein, which translates into the protein MTHETKTIILDAAETLFAEQGFAATSLRAITSRAGVNLAAVNYHFGSKEALIDLVFRRRIIPMNRERLSRLERLESADDGSEPSLEALIAAFVAPPLEMARDAGSGGAVFIRLLGRSYTEPSGTMQTAMRAMYEPVIDQFKQAFAKALPQVSPVELYWRMHFMVGVLAYMMAGTDMMRLIASSRVADPPDIGELVRRMTDFLAAGMRAGPGSTTPGGGIDRVQA